From one Lotus japonicus ecotype B-129 chromosome 3, LjGifu_v1.2 genomic stretch:
- the LOC130749719 gene encoding protein FAR-RED ELONGATED HYPOCOTYL 1-like produces the protein MEANFENPSQINRFCVDGLHKTDIIEWNKKRKPQSDPLDLLRPRHKCWIGNSSSEHDLISDENPVLEGMHMYVVKGRMDTELLDVCSEPESAKDSNSFIEDSSTSISVDSNNVKDSHSSLDVSASEKVCYEEDETFVDKEYNPSYHFADLNALKSLEEHFLGIGSGTDHVYSGYANENIEESGDKGFEDILYSKGENPTTYVLSSGRWNVNQEVQSSTRPPTIDQEFEEYFSMLML, from the exons ATGGAGGCAAATTTCGAGAACCCATCTCAAATCAACAG ATTCTGTGTTGATGGATTGCACAAGACAGATATCATTGAATGGAACAAGAAGAGAAAACCACAGAGTGATCCATTGGATTTGCTTAGACCAAGGCATAAATGCTGGATAGGGAATTCCTCTTCTGAACATGATTTAATATCTGATGAAAATCCAGTATTAGAGGGCATGCACATGTACGTTGTAAAGGGTAGAATGGATACGGAGTTACTTGACGTTTGTTCAGAACCTGAATCTGCCAAAGACAGCAATAGTTTTATTGAAGATTCCAGTACATCCATATCTGTAGATTCCAATAATGTTAAGGATAGTCATTCCTCTTTGGATGTATCAGCATCTGAGAAGGTATGCTACGAGGAAGATGAAACATTTGTTGACAAAGAATATAATCCATCTTATCATTTTGCTGATTTAAATGCTTTGAAGAGTCTTGAGGAGCACTTTCTGGGAATAGGAAGTGGCACAGATCACGTGTACTCAGGATATGCTAATGAAAACATTGAGGAGTCCGGAGATAAGGGATTTGAAGATATTCTTTATTCTAAAGGGGAGAATCCTACCACATATGTCCTTTCATCTGGAAGATGGAATGTAAACCAAG AGGTTCAATCAAGCACGAGGCCACCAACAATTGATCAAGAATTTGAGGAGTACTTTTCCATGCTTATGCTCTAG